A genomic segment from Pseudomonadota bacterium encodes:
- a CDS encoding cyclic nucleotide-binding domain-containing protein gives MAEVQVVAGLVSVFAWQVSPLFRFCTLPDWENFAGFASRQNVSAGETLWEEGQKSSLLICVINGRLEAVKKTPGWDKPIIMAEFADGATIGELVFADESCHSTTLRAVTDAGLLTLDGVGAAALEVAFPETAARLWRGMAFLQLLRLRQANVRLAALF, from the coding sequence ATGGCTGAGGTTCAAGTGGTTGCAGGATTGGTTTCCGTTTTTGCCTGGCAGGTTTCTCCTCTGTTCAGATTCTGTACGCTGCCTGACTGGGAAAATTTCGCCGGGTTCGCAAGCCGGCAAAATGTTTCCGCCGGTGAAACTCTCTGGGAAGAGGGTCAGAAGAGCAGTCTGTTGATTTGTGTCATCAATGGGCGGCTGGAGGCGGTCAAAAAAACCCCGGGGTGGGATAAACCGATAATCATGGCGGAATTTGCTGATGGGGCCACGATTGGGGAACTTGTTTTTGCCGATGAAAGTTGTCATTCAACCACCTTGCGGGCGGTTACGGATGCCGGGCTGTTGACCCTGGATGGCGTCGGGGCGGCGGCGTTAGAAGTTGCTTTTCCGGAAACCGCCGCGCGTTTGTGGCGGGGAATGGCTTTTTTGCAGCTCCTGCGTCTGCGCCAGGCCAATGTGCGGCTGGCGGCATTGTTTTAG